The following are encoded together in the Cicer arietinum cultivar CDC Frontier isolate Library 1 chromosome 2, Cicar.CDCFrontier_v2.0, whole genome shotgun sequence genome:
- the LOC101488582 gene encoding CBL-interacting serine/threonine-protein kinase 2-like: MEKTTKVLMKRYELGRLLGQGTFGKVYYGKSKITNQSVAIKMIDKDKVIRNEQADNIIREISIMRLIKHPNVIQLFEVMASKGKIYFVIEYAKGGELFEKVAKGKLKEEVAHKYFKQLVSAVDFCHSRGVYHRDIKPENILLDENENLKVSDFGLSAFAESKRQDGLLHTTCGTPAYVAPEVIKRKGYDGAKADIWSCGVVLFVLLAGYVPFNDTNLMEMYKKVSKGDFKCPNWFPKNVKKLMCKMLDPNPDTRISIDKIKRCSWFKYGANGRQKKDEGENKTTLSCVTTNPSDQRDETRSDDLEVEAKEEPVVPVSINAFDIISLSSGFNLCGIFEDSFKKREAKFTSRQPASVIISRLEEIAKRLKLKIKKRAAGLLKLERVDEGRKGNLAIDAEIFEVTPFFHLVEVKKSNGDTLEYHKILNEDIRPALQDIVWVWQGELHEQSEQQQQSQS; this comes from the coding sequence ATGGAGAAAACAACAAAAGTCTTGATGAAAAGATATGAGTTAGGAAGATTACTAGGCCAAGGAACATTTGGAAAAGTTTACTATGGAAAGAGTAAAATAACTAACCAAAGTGTAGCTATTAAAATGATTGACAAGGATAAGGTTATAAGAAATGAGCAAGCTGATAATATAATAAGGGAAATATCTATTATGAGACTTATAAAACATCCAAATGTTATACAGCTTTTTGAAGTCATGGCTAGTAAGGGTAAGATTTACTTTGTTATCGAATACGCTAAAGGTGGCGAGCTTTTTGAGAAGGTAGCTAAAGGAAAGCTCAAAGAAGAGGTTGCACACAAATACTTCAAGCAGTTAGTTAGTGCAGTTGATTTTTGTCACAGTAGAGGTGTATATCATAGAGACATAAAGCCAGAGAACATTCTGTTAGATGAGAATGAGAATTTGAAGGTCTCGGATTTCGGTTTGAGTGCTTTTGCTGAATCAAAAAGGCAGGATGGTTTGTTGCATACAACTTGTGGAACACCTGCTTATGTTGCTCCTGAAGTGATCAAAAGGAAAGGTTATGATGGTGCAAAAGCTGATATTTGGTCTTGTGGTGttgttctttttgttttgttggcTGGTTATGTTCctttcaatgacacaaatttgaTGGAGATGTATAAGAAGGTAAGCAAAGGAGACTTTAAGTGTCCTAATTGGTTTCCGAAAAATGTTAAGAAGCTAATGTGTAAGATGTTGGATCCAAATCCCGACACTAGGATTTCTATAGATAAGATTAAACGATGTTCTTGGTTTAAGTATGGAGCGAATGGTAGACAGAAGAAAGATGAAGGTGAAAACAAGACTACACTCTCTTGCGTGACTACGAACCCTTCTGATCAAAGGGATGAAACTCGAAGTGATGATCTAGAAGTAGAGGCGAAGGAAGAGCCGGTTGTGCCTGTGAGTATAAACGCTTTTGATATCATCTCTCTTTCATCCGGGTTTAATCTATGTGGAATCTTTGAAGACAGTTTTAAGAAAAGGGAAGCGAAATTTACTTCAAGACAACCTGCATCGGTCATTATTTCGAGGCTGGAAGAGATTGCTAAGAGACTGAAactgaaaataaagaaaagggCTGCTGGTTTATTGAAATTAGAGAGAGTTGATGAAGGTAGGAAAGGGAATTTAGCTATTGATGCTGAGATATTTGAGGTTACTCCATTTTTTCATTTGGTTGAAGTGAAAAAATCAAATGGAGATACATTGGAATATCATAAAATATTGAATGAAGATATAAGGCCTGCTCTTCAAGATATTGTTTGGGTTTGGCAAGGTGAATTACACGAACAATCAGAGCAACAGCAACAGTCACAGTCATAA